Genomic segment of Triticum aestivum cultivar Chinese Spring chromosome 6A, IWGSC CS RefSeq v2.1, whole genome shotgun sequence:
ACTACGAGTGAGTACTCCGTCCGTCAAACGCCCGATCCTCGGATGCCAGTTTCGTGAACTGAGCATGGCGTGGCCTGCAGGATCATCGAGAACGACCTCTTCAAGCACGACTGGAGGAGCCGGTCCACCGTGGAGGTGCTGCAGTACGTGTTCCTCAAGTGGGCGCTGGCGTTCCTGGTGGGGCTCCTCACCGGCGTCATCGCGTCGCTCATCAACCTCGCCATCGAGAACATCTCCGGCGTCAAGATGCTCCACATGGTCCGGCTCGTCCGGGACAAGAGGTACTGGGCCGGCTTCTTCTACTTCTCCGGCTTCAACCTGGCGCTCACGTTCGTCGCCGCCGTGCTCTGCGTCGTCTTcgcccccaccgccgccggccccggCATCCCCGAGATCAAGGCCTACCTCAACGGCGTCGACACGCCCAACATGTTCGGCGCGCCGCAGCTCATTGTCAAGGTagctttttatttctttcttcttccGCCTGAATCTGAACGAAATGCGTGACGTGACGTGATGGATGGATGATGGATTCTGTCATACGCTGGCCAGATCATAGGCAGCATCTGCGCGGTGGCGTCGGGGCTGGACCTCGGCAAGGAAGGCCCGCTGGTGCACATCGGCGCGTGCCTCGCCAACCTGCTCAGCCAGGGCGGCTCCGGCCGGTTCCGCCTCCGCTGGAAGTGGCTGCGCTTCTTCAACAACGACCGCGACCGGCGCGACCTCATCACCTGCGGTGCGTCGTCCGGCGTGTGCGCGGCGTTCCGGTCGCCCGTGGGCGGCGTGCTGTTCGCGCTCGAGGAGGTGGCCACCTGGTGGCGGAGCGCGCTGCTGTGGCGCACCTTCTTCAGCACGGCCACCGTGGTGGTGGTGCTGCGGGGCTTCATCGAGGTGTGCCGCGGCGGGCGGTGCGGCCTCTTCGGCGCGGGCGGGCTCATCATCTTCGACGTCGGCGACGTCACCGTCCGCTACCGCCTGGGCGACCTCCTCCTCGTCACGCTCGTCGGCGTCATGGGCGGCGTCCTCGGCGCGCTCTACAACCACGTCCTCCACATGGTGCTCCGCCTCTACAACCTCATCAACGACAAGGGCCGGACGGCGAAGCAGGCGCTGGCGCTGGCCGTGTGCGCGTTCACGTCGGTGGGGCTGTACGTGCTCCCCTTCGCCGTGCCGTGCACGCCGTGCGACCCGGCGTTCGGCGCCGCGTGCCCGGCCACCGGGAGGAGCGGCAACTTCAAGCAGTTCAACTGCCCCGCCGGGCAGTACAACGACCTGGCCACCCTCCTGCACGCCACCAACGTGGACGCCACCCGCAACATCTTCTCCACGGGCACCCCCGGCGAGTTCCGGCTGGACTCCCTGCTCATCTTCTTCGCCATCTACTGCGTGCTGGGGCTCTTCACCTTCGGCATCGCCGTGCCGTCGGGGCTCTTCCTCCCCATCATCCTCATGGGCGCCGCCTACGGCCGCATCGTGGCGCTCGTGCTCCAGAGCGCGGTGGCGGCGAGCATCGACCACGGGCTCTACGCCGTGCTCGGCGCCGCGGCGCTCATGTCGGGCTCCATGAGGATGACCGTCTCGCTCTGCGTCATCTTCCTGGAGCTCACCAACAACCTCACCCTGCTGCCCATGACCATGTTCGTGCTGCTCATCGCCAAGACCGTCGGCGACGCCTTCAACCCCAGCATCTACGAGATCATCCTGGACCTCAAGGGCCTTCCCTTCCTAGAACCCAAGCCAGAGCCATGGATGAAGGACCTCACCGTGGGCGAGCTCGCCGCCGCCAAGCCGCGCACCATCAGCCTCCAGGTGGTCGAGAAGGTGTCGACCGTCCTGGAGGTGCTGCGGAACACCGGCCACAACGGGTTCCCGGTGGTGGACCGGCCGCGGCCCGGGCTGTCGGAGCTGCACGGGCTGGTCCTCCGGGCGCACCTCGTGGCCGTGCTGAGGAAGCGGTGGTTCCTTTTGGAGAAGAGGAGGACGGAGGAGTGGGAGGCCAGGGAGCGGTTCTCGTCGGTGGAGCTCGCCGACAAGAACTGCAAGATGGACGACCTGGAGCTGACGCCGGAGGAGCTGGAGATGTACATCGACCTCCACCCGTTCACCAACACGACGCCCTACACCGTGGTGGAGACCATGTCGGTGGCCAAGGCCGTGGTGCTCTTCCGCTCCGTCGCGCTCCGGCACATGCTCATCATGCCCAAGTACCAGGGCCCCGAGGTGAGTCCAGTCGGCTCCAATGGCTTTCCAAGCATCGACACCTTGTTCTTGCACATTTGAATTTGATGGTGGATTGATTTTGGCGTGCAGATATCTCCGCTTGTGGGGATCTTGACGAGGCAGGATCTGCGGGCGCACAACATCCTCGGCGCGTTTCCTCACCTGGCGAAGAAGAGCAAGGCACACTGAAGCTGAAAGCTACTAGCACCATTTTTGAGAATCTGGATTGCTAAATCTCAGTTGATTGAGACTTGTCTCAGTCCATGCTATATTCGTGAGATCTTATGTGAAGATCTGTGCAAACAGTTTTTTTTGTGTCATTTGAATGAGACTTGATTAAATCTTAGTTGACTAAAATTTAGCCGCACGCTTTGGGAGTTATTACTGTCAACATGTTTCCTGTCTTGAAGCATGAGAACATTGACTCACTTGTCTCACTTGATATTAGACGGGACACTCAGAGattctttcttttcttccttcTTTTTCTTTCTGGTTCATGATTTGTTTGCTTTGTTGCCCATGTAAAATCACGCGTACACGTGTCCAATACACACTCATGATGCAATAAGCAGTTCTTAAAAATGTTTCAGCATCTCCGCAAAAAAAAATGTTTCAGCAAGAATTGGAAAGCGAGAAGTCCCAACTTTTTGTATGAGTTTTTCGATTGTGTCATCTTTTTGGCGCCTCTGTTGGATTTCATTATCAGCATTGACATCCACCTACGAACACGGGATTGTGCGTGCATACGCACAATTGTTTAAACTGCATATGCTGGAAAGAACATTCAAAAATAGTTTTCGATCTTGCTTGGACCAACGGAGTGTGGGGTTGGTTCCCACCTATTCCCTATTTCCCTTAATTCCCAGATAGGTGGCATATAAACAAGTTAAAAAAAGTTAATTATATTAAATTAATCAAATATATAGAAGAAAATATCAAGGACTGCAAAACATGTAGAAGAAATATAAAGATCTACAAAACAGAATGTGGTGTTGGTCCCAAGGCGACGGTATTGCCCTTCTTGCCGTGGCATTACTCCAAGCTTCGAGAAGAGCGAGCTGTTGATGATGGTGCAGTGGTCGTCTCTCGTCGACTATATGGAGTGGTGACACGATGACGATGATAGAAATGGGGGTTGGCGTTGGTTTTAGTCTGCGACGCCGCACCGAAAGGGTTTCACTTTTGCCATGGCAATGACAAGCATCAATATCAGGTTTCAATTGTATCAATATGAGAAGAAAGCAATTGTATCAGACGACAAGTCACAACCGAACAAAAAAACAAATGCACCATATATTTACCAGTTTAGCTACTTGTAAGTCGTCTGGAAATAGTTTTTGGGTCAATCGAAAGGAGCCGCTGGAGAGAAGGAAGAAGCTAATGCCGGCTCGCCGAAGATGCCCTCTGGAAAAAAAATAGTCATAGCTGGGCTGCTGGGGTTAGAGGTATGGCCAAGGGCGGCGATTGGGGGAAGGGCGGGGCGGCGAGGTAGGTGCGGGAGCGCCACTAGCCGCAGGCGGTGGCACGCAGTTAGGCCGGTGGTAGATCAACAGTTTGAGGTAGAAGATGAACAGTGAAACCatttcagaggttgaagaagctgatatggccatcatcttacATGCAATGGCTCATAAcgatcgactgacccaaatttgtTTTTCACTCACCTGACACCTAGCCAGCCCCTATATTTACATAACATCAGCACGTAGTTTTTGGTTATCCTAATCAATGCCTAAGCCTGCAACACACCAGCGCATAATTCAGTTATAGGCACTGGAATAAAAGGAACAGCAGCTCATCAAGTCCTTCTCCTAGCCCTTGACTTCTTGCTCGTTGTACTGGATCTGGGCGTGGCTTTTGTTGCAACAGCGGCAGACGGATCGGGAGCAGAGGCGCATTCGCCTGCCAGTTGCCTGCACATTTGGAAACAATGAAACAAATCATCTGATCAGAAATTCTCGGCTGCTAGTCTGCATTATCAAACAGGTAGATATCGGCTTGGCCGATATTCAGTTCGGCTTCTGGTCACAGGTCAGGTGCTTTCATTCAATGCAGGAAAAATGTTTAGATGGCCTCGAAAGCTCGGCCGGTGGTCTAACCTGCCGACCTCCTCAACCCGCTCTAAGAAAGGGTCGACACTATCCATGTAGGTGTTAAACTGCAGAAAGAACCAATATGTTAGCGGTTATAGATACATTTGAAATGAAGCATGCTTTATTGATGGTTTTACGAAGCAGTCTTCTAACTCAGTTACTCAGACATACCGCCTTCACAATGTTGTTGAATTTTGCGTGAATTTTCTGCTGTTGTGCTGTGGCACTGGTCCTTGCAGAAGCAGTTTCAGAACATAGCTTCGAAGCCTACGTGGTGACATAACGAAATGCAATATGTCAGCTATTTATGGACGGAAAAAAAGATACAATTAACAAAAAAAGCAACTAAATCTGCAGGCTTTAACAGTCAAAGAGATTGAGAGCTAGTATCGTGTTTCTGTACGAACAGTGGCAATAGATACTAATAAGGCCTCAAAAGAATCACCATAGGACGTGGTACATGCAAACACCAAAATTAACGACCTTTTCCCATTTTAAAAGGATATTAAAGTTCAAACAAGCCATAACTGCAGAATAAAGAACATCACCTTCGCGATCATTGCCTCTACTTTCTTTTCTCTAGGTTCAAGGCACTGCAATTTAACCTCAGTCTCGGAGCTCAAAGCGCCCAGCTTCTGATTTTCATCTGCTATTATTTGATTCCTTTCTTTCACTTTTGCCTTGAGACGCTCCTCCATTTCATGTACTGGTTGGAAGGGATTCATGGAACAATGTGAGGGAAACAGTAACTCTTAGAAAGGGAGGAACATATAAAATATATTTTACAAACTAGAAATATAACCTTTTCCTTTCCACTCAACAATCTGTGCTTCAAAGGACATAACTGAGACACTTTCATCATTAAGCTTAGCCTTACGAGTTTTGACTTCCTTTTCAACTGTTTTAGCAGCAGCAAGCTAGCAGCAACAGAAAGTAGAAGAGTTAGCCCGGTCTCATCATTCAATCAATTCAGCTACAGAAATCAACCATGCTTTGCAGCTATTCTTACCTGTTCATGTACATCCTGGATTTTAGAGTGTTGCTTCACCAGTTTTTCATGAGCCTGCGATATGGAGATACTTTAAGATGCAATCACAGGGTATCAACTGGTGAAGCATAAGTAGGAACAAGTGCCATTCCGATACAAGCTAGCACCACCACCAGCTGTAACAGACGGAATCCAAAATATCGCAGATTATCATACAAGGAAACTAAATTGTCCTGGGAGATACATATGTAGCTGATGTTTTTCTTAATCAAATTTCATGGAAGTCTGAAATCAATTGTCACGGCCAATGTTTGAAGTAAAACAACTTCTGGAATTGGCATATTCTGATGAAAAGTGGAACTGGAATACCTTATTGCGTATCTCCAAAGTGCCAGTTTTCTCTTGAGCATTTTGTGTTGCTATTTTCTCAGACTCCTTCAACTTAGCACGGGCTGATTTCTTCTCTTCCAAGGCCCTCTTTAATACGAAATAAAATCCACAATCAGGTATGCAAGCTTACACAGATCCCTTATGATGATTAAATTCAGTAAATCACAGGTAGCAAGTCAAATAATAGGAGTCCAGCCCCTCCACAACCCAAATTGCATGGAAAAATTAACATAGCAATTTCCGGTCAACCAGGACGTTTATGCAGATATGCAGTTACCTAGTACTAGGCAGGTTATGCAGATATGCATGGAAAAATTAAAGTAGCAGGTCAACCAGGCCGTTTATGCAGATATGCAGTCACCTAGTACTAGGCAGATTAAAAGACCAGGTATAGATAATTTATCGTATAGTCACAACATCAGGTCACTGGACAAACATCATATACCAAATTTCCGAACCTTACCTGCTActacaaataaataaaaaatgaaaaaggtCTCACCTGAACCTTCTCTGGGGACTTTACTAACTTGGACCTCAATTTGGAGTTTTCTTGGGCATGTTTAGTCAACTCAAAATCAGCCTGGGTTATCTGCAACATGAAACATAGATGCAACAAATATACATTATGCAGTGAGCTGTTGTTTTTCCGCAGAATATCAAACAATCAGCTTAAATTGGCAGCAATATATCAGATGTTCAATATCCTCACAAGCAGATGTCAAGACTCAGAGTAAATGGTGAATATAAAAGTAATTTAAACAGATTGTGCACAGAGTTCACTTTTCAGATGGTAAATTGTAGATACCCTGGTCCTATGTGGGCTGGAGCACTTCTACCCTACGAAGGGTGAATGGAGCTTATGGCTTCTCAAAGTTAAGATGGAACAGGAGATGTGTTAGGTAGGGCCAATAGCTCCTGGTTTAGTGAAATCTGTGGCCCTATAGATAAATATAGTGCTTAATGTTGCAAGTTATAACCAATCACAGTTAATGCACCTTGTTCTGATTAGGGCTCATACTTTTTCAAGCTAGTTTGAGCTCCAATTTAGTTTGATTCGGCAGATGAGCAGGTCTCCTGTTTCAGGTTTCAAAAAGGATGCTAGGAGAGCTCTGGGTTTATTGCATCAAAACCAGCTCAAGATTCATCTAGGAAGATACTTGGAGGCAAGGTTTTTGACCAAGTAGCTCTAGCTTTCATCTAGAATACCAGAATCGAAGACACGCCAAAGGCACAAGGCTCAATAGATTGCACCACAACTACACAAAGCTGTTTATATTTGACCTAATATGGTAATGTGTGAGGCATTTTAATCAGAAACTCATAGACCATGTAGCATGCTTGGCTCTCTGTATGGATTATACTTTCTTTGTAACTCATGATGCCAGAAATCCACAGAAAATAATTAGCTTTTTGGATGGAGAATGATACTACAGGAAGACATCATTCTAATTAACTTACTTGTATATATAGCTTTGAGAAATTTACAATGTACTGAATGGCTTTACAACGCTGTAAAATCATTATAAGACAGTTCAGAGCTGAAGTGGAGGTTCAAGTAGACCTATATGACGAATGAAATGTCACATACAAAACAAAAACTGCTAATCACATGTCGTGACGTGTTTTCAACCACATTGAACCTAACCATAGTATTAAAATAGAGTTTTGGACTCACGGAAGAAATAGAAGAAATCATGCTAACACAGGGCAGGAATCAGCACACCTTCATGTCGATCTCCTCTTTCTTGTCACTGATGGCTGCGGCTTTTGCTCGCAGGGCCAGTTGCTGCTTGTTGTAAACCTGAACTTTCTGCTGCAGAGCATTGACGTCCACTTCCAGCTGCTGGGCCATGGGCTCCTCCATCTGCTCCGCGAGCTCATGATCCGCGATCTCCTTCTGAACCTGCACGAGAGAAACGAGAACACAACTATAAGACTCGCTAGTCGCCCTGTGGGCATTTCCACGAACAGGAGAGCTGCATAGACTGCGAACAGGGAAGACCTGGGCGATCCTGGCCTTGAGCTCCAGGTCGCGCTCGTGGTAGTCGGAGGACTCGCTGACGATGGGCTGCAGGAGCTCCGTCTTGTCGTGCCTGTAGAGGAGGAAGTTGATGAGGGCGCTGAGGACCTCGACGACGCGGCGCGGCGTCGGGTGGGTGAAGTCGGCGAGCGTCAGGTCCCTGTAGTGGATGGACTCGAGGAAGGCCTGCGACTTGCTGTAGAGGCGCAGCAGCCGGATGGCCTCCTCGTGGTGCTCCGGGTTGTCCAGCACCTCCAGCTCGCTGAACCCTAGCTGCCCGCCCTCGCCGTCCCTGCGAAAATCCGGCCTGGTGAGCGAGCGGGCGGGNNNNNNNNNNNNNNNNNNNNNNNNNNNNNNNNNNNNNNNNNNNNNNNNNNNNNNNNNNNNNNNNNNNNNNNNNNNNNNNNNNNNNNNNNNNNNNNNNNNNNNNNNNNNNNNNNNNNNNNNNNNNNNNNNNNNNNNNNNNNNNNNNNNNNNNNNNNNNNNNNNNNNNNNNNNNNNNNNNNNNNNNNNNNNNNNNNNNNNNNNNNNNNNNNNNNNNNNNNNNNNNNNNNNNNNNNTAGTCGAAGAAGCGGCCGAGGACGCCCGGGAGCAGGTCGGGCTGCGGGCTGGCGATGTGCTCGGCGCGGAGGTTGGCGAAGGGGGCGACATCGAACTCGACCAGCTGCTCCGCGATCTTCGCCGGCGGCAGTAACGGGAAATGGAAGCCGGACGCCATCGGGTGAGACGCCGCCGGGGAGAGGACGGTGGCCGGAGAATCGCCGAGAGATTTTTCTTCCCCAAATCCAAATGTTTTGGACGGCCGCAACGGCCAGCGGCGTAGTGTATCTTTTTTTTAGTGTACGTACTGACTACTGAGCCTTTTACCTGCTCAGATGGGCCGAATGAATACGGCCCGTTAAGAATTCAGTTCACCGCCTTGCGCGCCGAATAGTCCAGCAAACACTGTAAGCGTCTAATAATTGTGTCTTGCCTCCAAAAAAAAAGGGTCTAACAATTTTGTCTGGTACTTTGCCTAAAGAGTTCAATCTAGAGAGCACAATCTAGAGATCCTCATTCTTGGATGTTGGCACCTTTCAATGCAAAGAAATAACAAAATATTTAAAAGGCATCAACCAATCTATTGGGTCTTGGAGAACCAGACTTAAGGAAGACCATCATTTGCTAGGACACAGGATTAAAGACAgttccccctcaaaaaaaaaaaagattaaAGACAGTCATGTTCCCTTCCCTGTCTTGAGAATTGGATAGCTGCAAATCTCTGATCCGGGCAGAATGATTCCAAGAGCGGGAATTGGATAACTGATCTCTCTTTTGTCTTTTAGATAGATTTTCCAATTTATTATTTTTCCACGTCTCTCTGTAACATACTACTACTTATACATTTAATGAAAATTACCGTAAAACAATTATTCTACGATTCCAGGCTTCAAAAATGTTTACATCGTATATGTTGTCTTATCATTTGATATTGATAAGACATGGTGTCCCCGGCCACCATTCCCCGGTTGCTTTGTATCCAGCATTGAAACGTACACGACGACTCCAAAGAAAACCATGTGATGACGATGGGACGGCCTATACCTGGTGCATGCACTACTATATTTCAGATAGCAAGGCCCCGTGGTTTTGATCGAGAATTGAAGAGAATGACTATGTTAAAGTCAAGGGGGCNNNNNNNNNNNNNNNNNNNNNNNNNNNNNNNNNNNNNNNNNNNNNNNNNNNNNNNNNNNNNNNNNNNNNNNNNNNNNNNNNNNNNNNNNNNNNNNNNNNNNNNNNNNNNNNNNNNNNNNNNNNNNNNNNNNNNNNNNNNNNNNNNNNNNNNNNNNNNNNNNNNNNNNNNNNNNNNNNNNN
This window contains:
- the LOC123132087 gene encoding chloride channel protein CLC-b, yielding MEEETATTAGRKHDDGVDSEDPGSAGNGISSLEQPLLKKSNTLTANHLAMVGAKVSHIESLDYEIIENDLFKHDWRSRSTVEVLQYVFLKWALAFLVGLLTGVIASLINLAIENISGVKMLHMVRLVRDKRYWAGFFYFSGFNLALTFVAAVLCVVFAPTAAGPGIPEIKAYLNGVDTPNMFGAPQLIVKIIGSICAVASGLDLGKEGPLVHIGACLANLLSQGGSGRFRLRWKWLRFFNNDRDRRDLITCGASSGVCAAFRSPVGGVLFALEEVATWWRSALLWRTFFSTATVVVVLRGFIEVCRGGRCGLFGAGGLIIFDVGDVTVRYRLGDLLLVTLVGVMGGVLGALYNHVLHMVLRLYNLINDKGRTAKQALALAVCAFTSVGLYVLPFAVPCTPCDPAFGAACPATGRSGNFKQFNCPAGQYNDLATLLHATNVDATRNIFSTGTPGEFRLDSLLIFFAIYCVLGLFTFGIAVPSGLFLPIILMGAAYGRIVALVLQSAVAASIDHGLYAVLGAAALMSGSMRMTVSLCVIFLELTNNLTLLPMTMFVLLIAKTVGDAFNPSIYEIILDLKGLPFLEPKPEPWMKDLTVGELAAAKPRTISLQVVEKVSTVLEVLRNTGHNGFPVVDRPRPGLSELHGLVLRAHLVAVLRKRWFLLEKRRTEEWEARERFSSVELADKNCKMDDLELTPEELEMYIDLHPFTNTTPYTVVETMSVAKAVVLFRSVALRHMLIMPKYQGPEISPLVGILTRQDLRAHNILGAFPHLAKKSKAH
- the LOC123132088 gene encoding kinetochore protein NUF2 homolog: MASGFHFPLLPPAKIAEQLVEFDVAPFANLRAEHIASPQPDLLPGVLGRFFDSRPDFRRDGEGGQLGFSELEVLDNPEHHEEAIRLLRLYSKSQAFLESIHYRDLTLADFTHPTPRRVVEVLSALINFLLYRHDKTELLQPIVSESSDYHERDLELKARIAQVQKEIADHELAEQMEEPMAQQLEVDVNALQQKVQVYNKQQLALRAKAAAISDKKEEIDMKITQADFELTKHAQENSKLRSKLVKSPEKVQRALEEKKSARAKLKESEKIATQNAQEKTGTLEIRNKAHEKLVKQHSKIQDVHEQLAAAKTVEKEVKTRKAKLNDESVSVMSFEAQIVEWKGKVHEMEERLKAKVKERNQIIADENQKLGALSSETEVKLQCLEPREKKVEAMIAKASKLCSETASARTSATAQQQKIHAKFNNIVKAFNTYMDSVDPFLERVEEVGRQLAGECASAPDPSAAVATKATPRSSTTSKKSRARRRT